In the genome of Paenibacillus pabuli, one region contains:
- a CDS encoding FAD-dependent oxidoreductase: MSKTKLVIIGNGMAGVKCVEEIIALKPDTYEIVIYGNEPRPNYNRIMLSKVLQGEHSLQDIIINDWTWYKEHGIRLCTGETVNRIDIHTKYIETESGLREAYDILILATGSSPFVPSIPGIDKERVMSFRTMDDCTRMSDYSKTYRKAAVIGGGLLGLEAARGLLHLGMEAAVVHNAPYIMNRQLDQKAGQMLQHELETQGMSFLLAKKTQKIIGRSQVQGLLFTDGSRLEAEVVVVAVGIQPNVDLARKSGIATNRAIMVDDYMRTNVPDVYAVGECAEHRGISYGLVAPLYEQGKVLALTLCGQKTPEYKGSVPYSQLKVSGVDVFSAGEISGEGVQTVIQTFDGIRGTYKKVLTKADKVCGAILFGDTAEGTALLGLVQRGAEVAELAPREGAPDPAEMAAAALSDEETVCACNNVTKAAIMKAIQENGLQTADQVKERTKASGSCGGCRPMVAALVKYTHHLKSNDGDRTILQTEKKTEVPVCSCTELGNAGLKQALDQILASSEECVEGLGHQFATTRQTDLTVIIQKLGWNSAHGCAVCRPAIHYYLLVSTQLRIKRENLTSEHAAAEQAAIWQQSGGRNTEPFHEVQVRWDDRNPLSLYDTDVRGLAEQLHADLHRVEMPSPVSVGIAPVTGSLVSVLVQDIGLLASPAGWEIYAGGHAEHPVKEGRLLGVAETELQAALIATACLQWYRQTAWYDEPLWAWTERLEFMSIRETLLDDQFQMELAKGIIAERQGWGNGFIRGFRTDSFKTSCQGDSMSILQCAMQNDS, translated from the coding sequence TTACAGGATATCATCATAAATGATTGGACGTGGTATAAGGAGCATGGTATTCGGCTTTGTACAGGAGAGACCGTTAACAGGATTGATATTCATACGAAATATATAGAGACTGAATCTGGCTTGAGGGAAGCCTATGACATCCTTATTCTGGCGACAGGATCTTCTCCATTTGTTCCATCAATCCCTGGGATCGATAAAGAGAGGGTTATGTCCTTTCGCACGATGGATGACTGTACACGCATGTCCGATTATTCCAAAACCTATCGTAAGGCTGCAGTCATTGGTGGCGGATTACTTGGGTTAGAGGCTGCACGTGGATTGCTTCATCTGGGCATGGAAGCGGCGGTAGTTCATAACGCACCTTATATTATGAACCGACAGTTGGACCAGAAGGCTGGCCAGATGCTTCAGCATGAGCTTGAGACTCAGGGAATGTCCTTTCTTTTGGCGAAAAAAACACAAAAGATTATTGGACGTTCGCAGGTTCAAGGTCTCCTTTTCACGGATGGGTCCAGGCTTGAAGCTGAGGTTGTCGTTGTAGCTGTAGGTATTCAGCCGAACGTTGATCTGGCAAGGAAAAGTGGAATTGCAACAAATCGAGCGATCATGGTAGATGACTATATGCGTACCAATGTACCTGATGTATATGCCGTTGGAGAATGCGCTGAACATCGGGGGATCAGCTACGGTCTGGTGGCTCCCTTGTATGAGCAGGGAAAAGTACTCGCTCTCACATTATGCGGGCAGAAAACACCTGAATACAAAGGCTCTGTTCCTTATTCGCAGCTGAAGGTATCAGGTGTTGATGTCTTCTCGGCAGGTGAAATCAGTGGGGAGGGAGTACAGACCGTTATTCAAACATTCGATGGTATTCGTGGGACATACAAGAAAGTTTTGACGAAAGCTGACAAGGTATGCGGTGCCATTTTGTTCGGAGATACCGCCGAGGGAACGGCCTTGCTGGGACTGGTACAGCGAGGGGCTGAGGTTGCTGAACTTGCTCCACGGGAAGGTGCGCCGGATCCAGCTGAGATGGCTGCTGCTGCACTATCGGATGAGGAAACGGTATGTGCCTGCAACAATGTGACGAAAGCGGCGATTATGAAGGCTATCCAAGAGAATGGATTACAGACAGCAGATCAGGTCAAGGAACGGACTAAAGCCTCAGGATCATGTGGTGGGTGCCGCCCCATGGTCGCTGCTCTGGTGAAATATACACATCATCTGAAGAGTAATGATGGTGACAGAACCATTTTGCAAACGGAGAAAAAGACAGAAGTGCCAGTATGCAGCTGCACAGAGCTTGGAAATGCCGGACTGAAGCAAGCATTGGATCAGATTCTCGCCTCGAGTGAAGAGTGTGTAGAAGGATTAGGACATCAATTTGCCACAACTCGGCAAACGGACTTAACCGTGATCATACAGAAACTGGGTTGGAATTCGGCGCATGGATGTGCGGTTTGTCGCCCAGCCATTCACTATTACTTGCTGGTATCCACTCAATTGAGGATTAAACGAGAAAATTTGACGAGTGAACATGCGGCTGCTGAACAAGCCGCGATTTGGCAGCAATCAGGGGGCCGAAATACGGAACCTTTTCATGAAGTTCAGGTTCGCTGGGATGATCGAAATCCACTGTCACTCTACGATACAGACGTGCGGGGATTAGCTGAACAGCTTCATGCGGACTTGCACCGTGTAGAGATGCCATCGCCTGTGAGCGTAGGTATCGCACCGGTTACAGGGTCATTGGTAAGCGTTCTTGTTCAGGATATTGGCTTGTTGGCTTCTCCTGCAGGATGGGAAATATATGCCGGTGGGCATGCAGAGCATCCTGTCAAGGAAGGAAGATTGCTGGGGGTCGCAGAAACGGAGCTGCAAGCCGCATTAATCGCAACAGCCTGCCTTCAGTGGTATCGTCAAACCGCCTGGTATGATGAACCATTATGGGCATGGACGGAGCGATTGGAGTTTATGTCGATTCGGGAAACGCTTTTGGATGATCAGTTTCAGATGGAACTCGCGAAGGGCATCATAGCTGAAAGGCAGGGATGGGGAAATGGATTTATTCGTGGATTCAGAACCGACAGCTTCAAGACTTCATGTCAAGGAGACTCAATGTCCATATTGCAGTGTGCAATGCAAAATGACAGTTGA
- the nasC gene encoding assimilatory nitrate reductase catalytic subunit NasC, with amino-acid sequence MDLFVDSEPTASRLHVKETQCPYCSVQCKMTVEELAAPVTGQHRGEYAVHGVPNEASQGRLCVKGMNAHQHALSGQRLMHPLIRRNGILETCTWEEAIQNIAERFQGMKDIYGADAVGVYGGGSLTNETAYLLGKFARVALGTKYIDYNGRFCMSAAASAGSKVFGMDRGLTFRLSDIPEARCIILAGTNIAECQPTLLPYFNQARENGAFIIVIDPRRTATATMADLHLQVKPGMDALLADIMLKIIMDEGMVDPHFIEERTHGYEQLRHGLADLQLEQAAAACGIDLVHIRQAATAYGKADTGMIMTARGVEQQTDGHLAVRHFLNLVLATGKIGKPGCGYGAITGQGNGQGGREHGQKADQLPGYRSIENEADRAYVASVWGVEPASLPGKGVSAYEMMERVHDQDIRALLVMGSNPVVSNPNVRLVEEALRKLDFLVVADMFLSETARLADLVLPVTAYLENEGTLTNLEGRVLLREQGRPAPGETLDDWDVLCRIAAELGKASYFQYDCAEDIFNELRVASRGGVADYYGITYERLRNEKGVYWPCLAPDEQGIGLLFSERFAHPDGKAIFTAELSPGWNEVSSEFPLILTNGRVLPHYLTGVQTHRSPALAARELENFVELHPDTAARNRVIDGEWVEIQSVYGSFTVRSRVKEYIREDTLFVPMHWGGIQNVNRATRPELDPYCRMPGFKTVAVTIRPLRLIR; translated from the coding sequence ATGGATTTATTCGTGGATTCAGAACCGACAGCTTCAAGACTTCATGTCAAGGAGACTCAATGTCCATATTGCAGTGTGCAATGCAAAATGACAGTTGAAGAACTTGCTGCACCTGTCACAGGTCAGCATCGCGGGGAGTATGCGGTTCATGGTGTTCCGAATGAAGCTTCCCAGGGCAGGCTTTGTGTCAAAGGAATGAATGCACATCAGCATGCGCTCAGCGGGCAACGGTTAATGCATCCGCTGATCCGTCGTAATGGCATACTTGAGACATGTACATGGGAAGAGGCCATTCAGAATATTGCAGAGCGATTTCAGGGTATGAAAGATATTTATGGAGCAGATGCGGTTGGCGTATACGGAGGAGGCTCTTTGACAAATGAAACAGCCTATCTTCTGGGCAAATTCGCAAGGGTCGCATTAGGTACGAAATACATCGACTATAATGGAAGGTTTTGCATGTCAGCTGCGGCTTCGGCCGGCAGCAAAGTATTCGGCATGGATCGGGGACTAACGTTCCGTCTATCCGACATTCCCGAGGCGAGATGTATTATACTGGCAGGCACTAACATTGCGGAATGCCAGCCAACCCTGCTGCCATACTTTAATCAGGCAAGGGAGAACGGAGCTTTTATTATTGTTATAGATCCTCGTAGAACTGCGACCGCGACGATGGCTGATCTACACTTACAGGTGAAGCCCGGCATGGATGCTTTGCTGGCGGATATCATGCTGAAGATCATTATGGATGAAGGAATGGTGGACCCCCATTTTATAGAAGAAAGAACGCATGGATATGAACAATTACGGCATGGTTTGGCAGATTTACAACTGGAGCAAGCGGCGGCGGCATGTGGGATAGATCTGGTTCATATTCGCCAGGCAGCAACGGCATATGGTAAGGCAGATACTGGCATGATTATGACGGCACGTGGAGTGGAGCAGCAAACGGATGGGCATCTGGCAGTCAGACATTTTCTGAATTTGGTACTGGCGACTGGCAAAATAGGCAAACCAGGCTGCGGATACGGGGCTATCACAGGTCAAGGAAATGGGCAGGGCGGACGCGAGCATGGACAAAAGGCTGACCAGCTCCCCGGCTATCGCTCCATCGAAAATGAAGCAGATCGTGCCTATGTGGCATCCGTCTGGGGAGTGGAACCTGCAAGTTTACCGGGCAAAGGGGTCTCTGCCTACGAAATGATGGAGCGTGTTCATGATCAGGATATTCGGGCACTGCTTGTGATGGGTTCGAATCCGGTTGTATCCAATCCCAATGTGCGTCTGGTGGAGGAAGCGCTTCGGAAACTGGATTTCCTGGTTGTGGCAGACATGTTTCTGTCCGAAACAGCCCGTTTGGCCGATCTGGTGCTCCCGGTCACTGCCTATTTGGAGAATGAAGGTACACTCACCAATCTGGAAGGACGTGTTCTGTTACGTGAACAAGGACGACCTGCGCCAGGAGAAACGCTCGATGATTGGGATGTATTATGCCGAATTGCTGCAGAGTTGGGCAAAGCCTCTTACTTTCAATATGATTGTGCGGAGGATATATTTAATGAACTTCGGGTAGCAAGTCGCGGCGGAGTCGCAGATTATTATGGCATAACCTATGAACGTTTGCGTAACGAAAAAGGGGTATATTGGCCATGTCTTGCTCCAGACGAGCAAGGCATAGGGTTGTTATTTAGTGAGCGATTCGCCCACCCTGACGGCAAGGCTATATTCACAGCTGAGTTAAGCCCTGGCTGGAATGAGGTATCATCGGAATTTCCCTTGATTCTCACCAATGGACGTGTGCTCCCACATTACCTCACAGGGGTTCAGACACATCGAAGCCCAGCGCTAGCAGCTCGAGAATTGGAAAACTTCGTTGAACTTCATCCGGATACTGCTGCCCGTAATCGTGTTATAGACGGAGAATGGGTCGAAATTCAATCGGTGTACGGAAGCTTCACCGTGCGCTCGCGAGTCAAGGAGTATATTCGGGAAGACACCTTGTTTGTTCCAATGCACTGGGGTGGCATTCAGAATGTGAATCGAGCTACAAGACCTGAATTGGATCCATATTGTCGTATGCCAGGATTCAAGACGGTTGCAGTAACCATTCGCCCTTTACGATTGATCAGGTGA